Proteins encoded in a region of the Teredinibacter purpureus genome:
- a CDS encoding aminotransferase class V-fold PLP-dependent enzyme has protein sequence MIATVTKSMSNDVFNVQKVRDEFPILDQEINGHPLVYLDNAATTQKPNAVIEAISDYYRGYNSNVHRGAHSLSDRATVAFEHARDTVAKFVCSPKKEQVIWTRGTTEAINLVAHSWGRNNIGAGDKILVSTLEHHSNIVPWQILAEEMGAQLIPIPILTTGDIDIPAFSALLDERVKMVSVGHVSNALGTVNPLKNIISAAHAVGAKVFIDGAQAVAHFPVDVQALGCDFYGFSGHKLFGPTGIGVLWGREALLNEMPPYHGGGEMIESCSFSGTTFNVLPYKFEAGTPDIAGVIGLAAAIDYLNTLDRNAIIAHERDLLTYCHQLAEKCSGLKRVGEAENIAGVFSFLLDGAHPSDVGMLLDQQGVAVRTGHHCAQPLMEALNVPGTVRASFSMYNTREDVERFFAALEKVKQFI, from the coding sequence ATGATAGCCACCGTGACTAAAAGTATGTCTAACGATGTTTTTAACGTACAAAAAGTGCGTGATGAATTTCCTATTTTAGATCAAGAGATTAATGGTCATCCCTTGGTGTATTTAGACAATGCTGCAACAACGCAAAAGCCCAATGCTGTTATTGAGGCTATTAGCGATTACTACCGAGGGTACAACTCCAATGTACATCGTGGCGCACACAGTTTAAGTGATAGAGCCACAGTTGCGTTTGAGCATGCGCGAGACACTGTTGCGAAGTTTGTGTGTAGCCCCAAAAAAGAACAGGTGATATGGACACGAGGTACAACAGAAGCCATAAACCTAGTTGCTCATAGCTGGGGGCGAAATAATATTGGCGCAGGCGATAAGATATTAGTGTCCACGCTAGAGCATCATTCTAACATTGTGCCTTGGCAAATATTGGCCGAAGAGATGGGTGCGCAGCTCATCCCTATTCCAATTTTAACTACAGGCGATATCGATATACCTGCGTTCTCAGCTCTGCTAGATGAACGAGTGAAAATGGTGTCAGTTGGCCATGTGTCAAATGCTCTAGGTACGGTTAACCCGTTAAAAAACATTATCTCGGCTGCCCACGCTGTGGGGGCTAAAGTTTTTATCGATGGTGCTCAAGCCGTCGCACATTTTCCCGTTGATGTCCAAGCCCTGGGTTGTGATTTTTATGGTTTTTCAGGCCATAAATTGTTTGGCCCTACGGGTATCGGCGTGCTTTGGGGGCGCGAAGCGTTACTTAATGAAATGCCTCCTTACCATGGTGGTGGAGAGATGATCGAGAGTTGTAGCTTTAGCGGAACAACGTTTAACGTATTGCCTTATAAATTTGAGGCCGGCACGCCGGATATTGCTGGCGTAATTGGCTTGGCTGCAGCGATTGATTATTTGAATACATTAGACCGTAATGCCATTATCGCCCATGAACGTGATCTGCTCACTTATTGTCACCAGCTGGCAGAGAAGTGTTCAGGGTTAAAGCGAGTTGGTGAAGCCGAAAATATTGCTGGTGTATTCAGTTTTTTGTTAGATGGCGCTCATCCTTCAGATGTTGGAATGTTGTTAGATCAGCAGGGCGTGGCGGTGCGTACGGGGCATCATTGTGCACAGCCTTTGATGGAGGCATTGAATGTTCCTGGCACCGTACGGGCCTCATTTTCTATGTACAATACGCGTGAAGACGTCGAACGCTTTTTTGCAGCACTGGAAAAAGTTAAACAGTTTATTTAA
- a CDS encoding glutathione peroxidase, which translates to MTRLQRLFFALTLSIAPSVSAADAPQAEQSCPALFDHAFKKLHSNDTLNLCDLYTGKPMILINTASHCGYTRQFKGLEALYQKYKKEGVELVGFASDDFKQAAKSEMEAASICYKNYGVTFSMIAPTHVRGDDANEVFTRLNRQAGKPSWNFNKYLVSADGSQIQRFGSNTEPTDSALEKALIKAL; encoded by the coding sequence ATGACAAGATTACAACGTCTCTTTTTCGCGCTAACACTGAGCATAGCACCCAGCGTTAGCGCGGCCGATGCCCCCCAAGCTGAGCAAAGCTGCCCTGCTCTTTTCGACCACGCCTTTAAAAAACTACACAGCAATGACACCTTAAACCTATGCGATCTCTATACCGGCAAGCCCATGATATTAATCAATACAGCGAGCCACTGCGGCTACACCCGCCAGTTTAAAGGCCTAGAAGCTCTCTACCAAAAATACAAAAAGGAAGGTGTCGAATTAGTCGGTTTTGCATCAGACGACTTTAAGCAAGCAGCAAAAAGCGAAATGGAAGCCGCTTCTATTTGCTATAAAAACTATGGGGTGACATTCAGTATGATTGCCCCTACACACGTTCGAGGCGACGATGCTAACGAGGTTTTCACACGGTTAAATCGTCAGGCTGGCAAGCCCAGCTGGAATTTCAACAAATATCTAGTGTCAGCCGACGGCTCACAGATACAACGCTTTGGTAGCAATACCGAACCTACAGATTCAGCTTTAGAAAAAGCACTGATTAAAGCACTTTAA
- the sufC gene encoding Fe-S cluster assembly ATPase SufC yields MLSITNLHANVEDKEILKGLNLDVKAGEVHAIMGPNGSGKSTTGHVLSGREGYGVTKGQVSFGGKDLLDMDTEERAREGLFLAFQYPVEIPGVSNMEFMKAAVDAVREHRGESAYDAVSFLKKAREHCKAVNLDQSFLKRGVNEGFSGGEKKRNEIMQMMLLEPKLCILDETDSGLDIDALQVVANGVNALRSPDRSFIIVTHYQRLLDYIEPDFVHVLVDGRIIKSGDKSLALELEEKGYGWLDPSLNGVA; encoded by the coding sequence ATGTTGTCTATTACTAATCTTCATGCAAATGTTGAAGATAAAGAAATTCTTAAAGGCCTTAATTTAGACGTTAAGGCGGGTGAGGTTCACGCAATAATGGGGCCTAATGGTTCCGGTAAAAGTACAACAGGGCACGTATTATCTGGCCGAGAGGGTTATGGTGTTACGAAAGGCCAGGTTTCTTTCGGTGGGAAAGACTTACTGGATATGGATACTGAAGAGCGTGCTCGAGAAGGGTTGTTTTTGGCTTTTCAGTACCCCGTTGAAATTCCTGGTGTTAGTAATATGGAATTTATGAAGGCTGCAGTTGATGCGGTACGAGAGCATCGAGGTGAGAGCGCCTACGATGCTGTTAGTTTTCTAAAGAAAGCACGTGAGCATTGTAAAGCCGTAAATCTAGACCAGAGCTTCTTGAAGCGCGGTGTAAATGAAGGTTTTTCGGGTGGCGAGAAAAAACGCAACGAAATAATGCAAATGATGCTGTTGGAACCGAAGCTGTGCATTTTAGATGAGACCGACTCAGGTCTGGATATTGATGCTTTACAAGTGGTCGCCAATGGCGTGAATGCGCTTCGCAGCCCAGATCGTTCCTTTATTATTGTGACACACTATCAGCGCCTGCTTGACTATATCGAGCCTGATTTTGTACATGTGTTGGTGGATGGCCGAATCATTAAGTCGGGCGATAAAAGTTTAGCGTTAGAGCTAGAAGAAAAGGGTTACGGTTGGTTAGATCCATCGTTGAATGGAGTGGCGTAA
- the iscR gene encoding Fe-S cluster assembly transcriptional regulator IscR, producing the protein MRLTTKGRYAVTAMLDLALHAQRGPVSLADISKRQGISLSYLEQLFAKLRQNTLVSSVRGPGGGYKLSRVAAEIFVAQIIDAVNESIDATNCGGAGNCQGGDVCLTHYLWCDLSEQIHSFLSSISLQSLVDRQDVQKVARRQDEAGNAANGDESQTSAISASDIL; encoded by the coding sequence ATGCGATTAACGACCAAAGGCCGCTACGCGGTCACCGCGATGTTGGACTTGGCGCTCCATGCGCAGCGCGGCCCCGTCAGCTTGGCTGATATCTCCAAGCGACAGGGGATATCACTGTCCTATTTAGAGCAGTTGTTCGCAAAATTGAGGCAGAACACCCTTGTCTCGAGTGTGCGTGGCCCTGGTGGCGGCTACAAGCTAAGCCGTGTTGCTGCGGAGATATTTGTGGCGCAAATCATCGATGCGGTTAACGAATCAATTGATGCTACCAATTGCGGCGGTGCGGGTAATTGTCAAGGTGGGGATGTTTGCCTCACACACTATTTGTGGTGCGATTTAAGCGAGCAAATCCATAGTTTTTTGAGCAGTATCAGCTTGCAAAGTTTAGTTGATCGGCAAGATGTACAGAAAGTAGCACGCCGCCAAGATGAGGCCGGTAATGCGGCTAATGGTGACGAAAGCCAAACCAGCGCTATTTCTGCTTCAGATATCCTCTGA
- a CDS encoding SufE family protein, with protein MTLLQKNPFGSAITVEDIVDTLSFFDGWEDRYKYIIDLGKELPAMEDAKKDDAHLVKGCQSQVWIDSEIIDGCMWFQADSDAFIVKGLLGLVMAAYNGKSVEDILAFDINAYFEQLGLLKHLSPTRGNGLKSMVERIRFEAAN; from the coding sequence ATGACACTCTTGCAGAAAAATCCTTTTGGTAGCGCTATAACGGTCGAAGATATTGTAGATACCCTTAGCTTTTTTGATGGTTGGGAGGATCGCTATAAATATATTATCGATTTAGGTAAAGAATTGCCGGCTATGGAAGACGCTAAGAAAGACGATGCGCATTTGGTGAAAGGGTGTCAAAGTCAGGTGTGGATCGATTCCGAAATCATTGATGGCTGTATGTGGTTTCAAGCCGATAGTGATGCGTTTATCGTAAAGGGCTTACTTGGCTTGGTTATGGCCGCCTATAACGGTAAAAGCGTTGAGGATATTTTGGCGTTTGATATTAATGCGTATTTTGAGCAGCTCGGCTTGCTTAAACATTTAAGCCCAACGCGAGGGAACGGGCTTAAATCGATGGTAGAGCGTATTCGTTTCGAAGCCGCTAATTAA
- the sufB gene encoding Fe-S cluster assembly protein SufB, producing MSQEHIDQLIEQDYSAGFVTDVESETLPPGLDENVIRFISAKKDEPQWMLDWRLKAYHAWREMTEPDWAHVNYPKIDFDEVSYYSAPKSMADRPQSLDEVDPELLETYKKLGIPLHEQEALAGVAVDAVFDSVSVATTFRSKLKEVGVIFCPISEAVKEYPDLVKRYLGSVVPQKDNFYAALNSAVFSDGSFVYIPKGVRCPMELSTYFRINEAKTGQFERTLIIADEGSNVSYLEGCTAPMRDENQLHAAVVELVALDDANIKYSTVQNWYPGDKEGKGGIYNFVTKRGVAHTNARISWTQVETGSAITWKYPSCILKGDNSVGEFYSVALTNNFQQADTGTKMIHLGKNTRSTIISKGISAGKSSNAYRGLVRMNPGAEGARNYTQCDSLLIGDKCAAHTFPYIESKHPSAVIEHEATTSKVSDDQLYLCLQRGIDTEKAVSMIVNGFCKEVFKELPMEFAVEAGKLLEVSLEGSVG from the coding sequence ATGTCCCAAGAACACATCGATCAGCTAATTGAACAAGACTATTCAGCGGGCTTTGTAACGGATGTTGAATCCGAAACGTTACCACCTGGATTGGATGAAAATGTTATTCGCTTTATCTCGGCTAAAAAAGATGAGCCGCAATGGATGCTCGATTGGAGATTAAAGGCTTATCACGCGTGGCGAGAAATGACGGAGCCCGATTGGGCGCACGTGAACTATCCAAAAATAGATTTTGATGAAGTTTCGTATTATTCGGCACCCAAGAGCATGGCTGATAGGCCTCAGAGCTTGGATGAAGTGGACCCTGAATTATTGGAAACCTATAAAAAATTGGGCATTCCCTTGCATGAGCAAGAAGCGCTGGCCGGTGTTGCCGTAGATGCGGTGTTTGATTCAGTTTCGGTTGCCACCACTTTTCGCTCGAAGCTGAAAGAGGTAGGCGTTATATTTTGCCCAATCTCCGAAGCAGTAAAAGAGTACCCGGATCTAGTTAAGCGCTACCTCGGTAGTGTTGTGCCCCAGAAAGATAATTTTTATGCGGCGCTAAACAGTGCCGTATTTAGCGATGGTTCTTTTGTTTATATTCCCAAGGGTGTTCGTTGTCCTATGGAACTTTCAACCTATTTTCGAATTAATGAAGCTAAAACGGGCCAGTTCGAGCGTACTTTAATTATTGCCGATGAAGGCAGTAATGTGAGCTATCTGGAGGGTTGTACGGCGCCAATGCGAGATGAAAATCAATTGCATGCAGCAGTAGTGGAATTGGTTGCGCTTGACGATGCGAATATAAAGTACTCGACAGTACAGAACTGGTATCCCGGAGATAAAGAAGGTAAAGGCGGTATATATAACTTCGTGACAAAGCGCGGTGTCGCTCACACGAATGCACGAATATCGTGGACCCAAGTAGAAACGGGTTCGGCTATCACGTGGAAATACCCTAGCTGTATATTAAAAGGCGACAACAGTGTTGGGGAGTTTTATTCTGTTGCGTTAACCAATAATTTTCAGCAGGCCGATACCGGCACTAAAATGATTCATTTAGGCAAAAATACGCGCTCAACCATTATTTCCAAAGGTATATCGGCAGGTAAAAGTTCTAACGCCTACCGTGGGTTGGTTCGCATGAATCCAGGGGCCGAAGGTGCGAGAAACTACACGCAATGTGATTCACTGTTAATTGGCGACAAATGCGCCGCACATACCTTCCCTTATATTGAAAGCAAGCATCCCTCGGCGGTTATTGAGCACGAAGCCACAACGTCGAAGGTAAGTGATGATCAATTATATTTATGTTTACAGCGCGGCATTGATACGGAAAAAGCGGTGTCGATGATTGTGAATGGTTTTTGTAAAGAAGTGTTTAAAGAGCTACCTATGGAATTCGCTGTAGAAGCCGGCAAGTTGCTTGAAGTGAGCTTAGAAGGTTCTGTTGGTTAA
- the sufD gene encoding Fe-S cluster assembly protein SufD: protein MDYIQQAATPLATETPDWLQSYRQRGAAQWLKHRFPGRKTEDWKYTNLRALEQGEYHCAPALVSENPDWASHYTINGLNAYPLVFVNGIFSSTLSCDLSEMPVGVELSCFSTADTAQQAQIASELDALTTADKHLFTALNTTQLSEGVFLKVGKNVQLDRPVQIVYLNTPQSQPYTVNQRLLVVMEQGSEATVIEQFTSLENESSSTSLGFTNGVTELNVGENARLQHYRLQLEHESAIHVGSVNVGLQRNANIDSFYLGLGGKIKRIDVVVNHQGEGAHSELNGVYLTRNSQHIDYHTCIEHAVPRCTSNESFRGIISDSSRAVFNGRIHIHPQAQKTLAQLSNKNLLTSNKAEVDTKPELEIYADDVQCAHGATVAQLDNNTLHYLLTRGVGAEEAKVMLSFGFINELINNMREESIANYIRPMLARMFARDESLARHLG from the coding sequence ATGGATTATATTCAGCAAGCGGCAACACCGCTGGCCACAGAGACGCCTGATTGGCTTCAGTCCTATCGTCAACGAGGTGCTGCGCAGTGGTTAAAACATCGTTTTCCTGGGCGTAAAACAGAGGATTGGAAGTATACAAATTTAAGAGCATTGGAGCAGGGAGAGTACCATTGTGCTCCCGCACTCGTTTCTGAAAACCCTGATTGGGCATCTCACTATACGATTAATGGGCTGAATGCCTACCCGTTGGTTTTTGTTAACGGAATCTTCAGTAGCACCCTTTCATGCGACCTATCTGAGATGCCTGTAGGTGTTGAACTTAGTTGTTTCTCTACAGCAGATACAGCGCAACAAGCTCAGATAGCATCAGAGCTAGATGCATTAACTACTGCGGATAAGCATCTTTTTACAGCGCTTAATACGACTCAGTTGAGCGAAGGGGTGTTTCTTAAGGTTGGTAAAAATGTACAGCTCGATAGGCCTGTACAAATTGTTTACCTTAATACCCCTCAGTCGCAGCCTTATACGGTCAATCAACGTTTGCTCGTTGTTATGGAGCAAGGTAGCGAAGCAACCGTAATTGAACAGTTTACATCGCTTGAAAATGAGTCATCATCGACGAGCTTGGGTTTTACGAACGGCGTCACCGAGTTGAATGTGGGTGAAAATGCACGTTTACAACATTACCGCCTACAGCTAGAACATGAATCTGCCATTCATGTGGGTAGTGTGAATGTTGGCTTGCAGCGTAACGCGAATATCGACAGCTTCTATTTAGGGTTAGGTGGAAAAATAAAGCGTATTGACGTAGTGGTAAATCATCAAGGCGAAGGCGCTCACTCCGAATTAAATGGCGTTTATTTAACACGTAACAGTCAGCATATCGATTACCACACATGTATAGAGCATGCTGTACCGCGTTGTACGTCGAATGAGTCGTTTCGCGGTATTATCTCCGATAGCTCGCGCGCGGTTTTTAATGGTCGAATTCATATTCACCCGCAGGCGCAAAAAACACTGGCGCAACTAAGCAATAAAAATCTTTTGACCAGCAATAAGGCTGAAGTGGATACCAAACCAGAGTTGGAAATATACGCCGATGATGTTCAATGTGCGCATGGTGCAACAGTCGCTCAGTTGGATAATAATACCCTGCATTATTTGTTGACGCGTGGCGTGGGTGCAGAAGAAGCCAAAGTTATGTTGAGTTTTGGTTTTATTAACGAATTGATTAACAATATGCGTGAAGAATCTATAGCGAATTATATTCGCCCAATGTTGGCTAGAATGTTTGCGCGTGACGAATCACTCGCGAGACACCTTGGATGA
- the ndk gene encoding nucleoside-diphosphate kinase: MAIERTLSMIKPNAVKNNVIGQIYMRFEAAGLKIVAARLIHMDDEIAGGFYAEHKEKPFFGELVEFMTSGPTFVQVLEGESAIALNREIMGATDPSEAAEGTIRKDFATLKGENAVHGSDSSTSAVREINYFFKEDEICPR; the protein is encoded by the coding sequence ATGGCGATAGAAAGAACTTTATCCATGATCAAGCCAAATGCAGTAAAAAATAATGTAATTGGCCAGATTTATATGCGATTTGAGGCGGCAGGCTTAAAAATTGTTGCTGCAAGATTAATCCATATGGACGATGAGATTGCCGGCGGTTTTTATGCAGAGCATAAAGAAAAGCCATTTTTCGGCGAATTGGTAGAATTTATGACGTCTGGACCGACGTTTGTACAAGTCTTAGAAGGCGAAAGCGCGATTGCATTAAACCGCGAGATTATGGGAGCTACCGACCCTTCAGAGGCGGCGGAGGGTACCATTCGTAAAGATTTCGCTACTTTGAAGGGCGAAAATGCTGTGCATGGCTCCGATAGTTCAACATCGGCAGTGCGTGAAATTAATTACTTCTTTAAAGAAGACGAAATATGCCCGCGATAA
- the trmJ gene encoding tRNA (cytosine(32)/uridine(32)-2'-O)-methyltransferase TrmJ, translating to MNEQRFQQIRMVMVNTTHPGNIGAAARAMKNMCLSELYIVDPKDYPAEKAVWRAAGAVDVLENAKVVSTLDEAIADCGLVVGTSARERRIPWPLVTPRECGERCWAEAGTHPVAIVFGREDRGLTNEELHKCNFHVHIPANPEYSSLNIGAALQVICYEIRMAYFAAKEGKELHFNDWDQPPANSASLENYYEHLQETLEQLKFIDPDHPRQTVTRLRRLFGRIRMDKMELSILRGMLTSIQNHIFHTDKKIKALENKPD from the coding sequence ATGAATGAACAACGATTTCAGCAAATTCGAATGGTAATGGTGAACACTACTCATCCCGGTAATATCGGCGCTGCTGCGCGCGCGATGAAGAATATGTGTTTGTCGGAGCTTTATATCGTCGACCCTAAGGATTACCCTGCCGAAAAAGCCGTTTGGCGAGCAGCTGGAGCGGTAGATGTGCTGGAAAATGCCAAGGTGGTGTCCACACTTGATGAAGCAATTGCTGATTGTGGTTTAGTGGTCGGTACAAGTGCTAGGGAGCGTCGTATTCCGTGGCCGTTAGTGACGCCTCGTGAGTGCGGTGAGCGTTGCTGGGCAGAGGCGGGTACTCACCCCGTAGCGATTGTATTTGGGCGCGAAGACCGTGGCTTGACGAATGAAGAGCTGCATAAGTGTAATTTTCATGTGCATATTCCCGCGAATCCCGAATACAGCTCGTTGAATATAGGCGCGGCTTTACAGGTGATTTGCTACGAGATTCGTATGGCCTACTTTGCAGCCAAAGAAGGTAAAGAGTTGCATTTTAATGACTGGGATCAGCCCCCGGCAAATAGTGCGTCGTTGGAAAATTATTATGAGCATTTACAAGAGACGTTGGAGCAGCTCAAGTTTATTGATCCTGATCATCCTCGTCAGACGGTAACACGCCTAAGGCGCTTATTTGGTCGCATACGTATGGATAAAATGGAGTTGAGCATATTACGTGGCATGCTAACGTCTATTCAAAACCATATTTTTCATACGGATAAAAAGATTAAAGCGCTCGAAAATAAGCCAGATTAA
- a CDS encoding IscS subfamily cysteine desulfurase, with protein MQIPVYLDYAATTPVDPSVAEAMCACLTQNGIFGNPASRSHIYGWKAEEAVEIARGQVADLLNADPREIVWTSGATEANNLAIKGVATANKANGTHLITSLTEHKAVLDTFKYLEGEGFTVTYLKPDAAGRICAKAIEMAITPETSLVSIMAVNNEVGVINDIAAIGAVCRRKGVYFHVDAAQAVGKVAVDTAELPVDLLSMSAHKFYGPKGVGALFIKRQSHVPIAAQIHGGGHERGMRSGTLPTHQLVGIGLAAKMASDLLVGESARILALRNRFLQHLESLTGWQLNGSLEHRVAGNANISIAGVDGETLLLALRELAVSTGSACTSLSVEPSYVLKALGLTDELAHSSIRFSFGRYTTEEEVDFAAKTVAEVVLKLRKDPPLWQANKAKV; from the coding sequence ATGCAAATACCAGTTTACCTTGATTACGCAGCAACTACGCCGGTAGACCCGAGCGTAGCCGAAGCGATGTGTGCTTGCTTAACGCAAAATGGTATTTTTGGTAATCCTGCGTCACGGTCTCACATATACGGATGGAAAGCCGAGGAAGCGGTCGAGATAGCGCGTGGGCAAGTGGCCGACTTGCTCAATGCAGACCCTCGCGAGATTGTGTGGACAAGCGGCGCCACCGAAGCAAATAATCTAGCGATAAAGGGCGTTGCCACCGCAAACAAGGCAAACGGAACTCATTTAATAACGTCCCTCACTGAGCATAAAGCCGTATTAGACACCTTTAAATACTTGGAAGGTGAAGGCTTCACGGTAACGTATCTAAAGCCTGACGCTGCTGGCCGCATCTGTGCTAAAGCGATAGAAATGGCCATAACCCCAGAAACCTCGTTAGTGTCTATTATGGCGGTCAACAATGAAGTTGGGGTTATTAATGATATTGCGGCGATAGGGGCGGTCTGTCGGCGCAAAGGAGTCTACTTTCATGTGGATGCTGCTCAAGCCGTGGGGAAGGTCGCCGTCGATACAGCCGAACTGCCAGTAGACTTGTTATCTATGTCTGCGCATAAATTTTATGGCCCTAAAGGGGTTGGCGCACTCTTTATAAAGCGTCAATCACACGTGCCAATAGCAGCGCAAATTCACGGTGGTGGTCATGAACGTGGTATGCGCTCAGGTACATTACCTACGCATCAGTTGGTCGGTATTGGGTTAGCCGCTAAAATGGCTAGCGACCTTTTGGTTGGCGAGAGTGCGCGCATACTCGCGTTGAGAAATCGCTTTTTACAACATCTAGAATCCCTTACGGGGTGGCAGTTAAACGGAAGCCTCGAACATCGTGTTGCTGGCAATGCCAATATCAGCATAGCGGGTGTTGATGGTGAGACGCTCTTATTGGCGTTACGTGAGCTTGCCGTTTCTACGGGCTCGGCTTGCACGTCATTGAGTGTTGAGCCGTCCTATGTGTTGAAGGCCCTTGGTTTAACTGACGAATTAGCGCATAGCTCAATTCGTTTTAGTTTTGGTCGTTATACCACGGAAGAGGAAGTTGATTTTGCTGCGAAAACGGTAGCAGAAGTAGTCCTCAAGTTACGGAAAGACCCTCCCTTATGGCAGGCCAATAAAGCAAAGGTCTGA
- a CDS encoding inositol monophosphatase family protein, protein MEPMLTLALKAARKAGDVIEHSFERLDLINIEEKGRNDFVSEVDRKAEQEVIYHLSKSYPDHKFIGEESGVSGAKDSEYEWIIDPLDGTTNFIHGIPQFSVSIACKYRGQLEHAVVLDPIKREEFTASRGRGAMLNGRRLRVSNRKSLDGALIGTGIPFNGYAFDRIDPYLNCLREVAGQTAGIRRAGSAALDLAYVAAGRFDGFWEMNLQSWDMAAGVLLVREAGGLLSGFKGDSDYLETGHIVCGAPKVFKPLLQIVGKHMGNVY, encoded by the coding sequence ATGGAACCCATGCTTACCCTTGCGCTTAAGGCTGCCCGAAAAGCCGGCGATGTTATAGAACACTCCTTCGAACGGCTCGACCTTATTAACATTGAAGAAAAAGGCCGCAACGACTTTGTTAGCGAAGTAGACCGCAAAGCTGAACAAGAGGTAATTTACCATTTAAGTAAATCCTACCCCGACCATAAGTTTATCGGTGAAGAATCGGGCGTTTCAGGTGCGAAAGATAGCGAATATGAGTGGATCATCGATCCTCTCGATGGCACAACCAACTTCATTCACGGTATTCCTCAGTTTTCCGTATCTATTGCCTGCAAATATAGAGGCCAGTTAGAACACGCTGTTGTTCTCGACCCCATCAAAAGAGAAGAGTTTACCGCTAGCCGTGGACGTGGCGCTATGCTGAATGGTCGCCGCCTGCGTGTAAGCAACCGCAAAAGCTTAGACGGCGCCCTAATTGGCACTGGCATCCCTTTCAACGGTTATGCTTTTGACCGCATCGACCCTTACCTAAACTGCTTGCGAGAAGTGGCCGGTCAAACTGCCGGCATTCGTCGTGCAGGCTCTGCCGCTTTAGATTTAGCCTATGTTGCGGCAGGTCGATTTGATGGTTTCTGGGAGATGAACCTACAATCATGGGATATGGCAGCAGGCGTATTACTTGTGCGCGAAGCTGGAGGGTTGTTGAGCGGCTTTAAAGGGGATAGCGACTACCTAGAAACCGGTCACATTGTATGTGGAGCGCCTAAGGTTTTTAAACCACTGCTGCAAATAGTCGGTAAACACATGGGTAATGTTTACTAA
- the sufT gene encoding putative Fe-S cluster assembly protein SufT, whose amino-acid sequence MSEQRMVTTVRDCPARLVPVGDSVTIPAHQFITITQSLGGNYTVVYQGNMLRVDGTDADALGLEKYELTFAPPQSDAIDEAQVWEALETVYDPEIPVNLRSLGLIYNVSIDKETKSVSIDMTLTAPACGMGPVLVGDVKYRVGMVPNVTDVRVSLIFDPPWHRDMMSEEAQLETGMFF is encoded by the coding sequence ATGTCTGAACAGCGCATGGTAACAACGGTACGAGATTGTCCTGCCCGCTTAGTGCCGGTAGGTGATTCCGTTACGATTCCGGCCCATCAATTCATTACCATAACTCAGTCTCTGGGTGGCAATTATACCGTGGTATACCAAGGTAATATGTTGCGTGTTGATGGTACTGATGCCGATGCCTTGGGGCTCGAAAAATACGAGCTCACTTTTGCACCACCACAAAGCGATGCCATTGATGAGGCTCAAGTGTGGGAAGCTTTGGAAACTGTGTACGACCCTGAAATTCCCGTTAATTTACGCAGTTTGGGTTTAATTTATAATGTTTCAATTGATAAAGAGACAAAGAGTGTTTCTATCGATATGACATTAACGGCGCCCGCCTGTGGTATGGGGCCAGTGCTTGTAGGCGATGTGAAATATCGAGTGGGTATGGTGCCGAACGTTACCGACGTTAGAGTATCCCTTATTTTCGACCCTCCATGGCATAGGGATATGATGTCTGAGGAAGCGCAACTTGAAACGGGAATGTTTTTTTGA
- a CDS encoding HesB/IscA family protein, producing the protein MSVETFSLNDTVTVTPAAAEHFQAQLKKKGAQAIRISLKESGCTGFMYVIDEVDSGETSDLEITLKNGVQVFVDPTHMAAIQGTVVDYVKQGLNRNLELNNPNVKNACGCGESFSV; encoded by the coding sequence ATGAGCGTTGAAACTTTTAGTCTGAATGATACGGTGACCGTTACACCGGCGGCTGCCGAGCATTTTCAAGCGCAGCTTAAAAAAAAGGGCGCGCAAGCGATTCGTATTAGCTTGAAAGAAAGTGGTTGTACCGGGTTTATGTATGTCATCGATGAGGTGGACTCTGGTGAAACGAGCGATCTAGAAATTACGCTTAAAAATGGTGTGCAAGTATTTGTTGATCCCACCCATATGGCGGCGATTCAGGGTACTGTAGTCGATTACGTTAAGCAGGGGCTAAATCGCAATTTAGAACTCAATAACCCGAATGTTAAAAATGCCTGTGGCTGCGGTGAAAGTTTTAGCGTTTGA